DNA from Garra rufa chromosome 5, GarRuf1.0, whole genome shotgun sequence:
GATCGAATCATTAAGATCAAACCATTTTGTAAAGTAATTCATCTTATTTAAATAGAAGATTGAATCATTCAAATTGAACCATTTTGTAAAGTGGATTCGCTTATTCAAATCATTCAGATCAAATCATTACAACAGAATTTTTTGTAGAGTGAACCAGCTTATTCATCAAAAGGTCTGACTTGTCCTTTTGGAGCTAAACAGGCCTGGGCTTCATTCACTTTTATTAGACCGAAAAGAGTCATTTGGATTTAaattgacatgagggtgagtaaataatgacagatttgtCATTTTTATCCATTGAGGATCTAATCAAACATTTTGTCATTTCTAGTTCTGGGACAGGATCAAACTGATCATAATGCCAGCGAAACACCAGCCAGATTTTTCATACCTGCGCCACGTACCGCTGAGAAGAGTCCACCTGTTTACTCTGGTGCAGATTGTGTGCTTAGCTGTTCTCTGGATCCTCAAATCCACATTCCTCGCTATCATCTTCCCGGTCATGGTATGATAATCTTTTTAATGCCACACATAAACAACAATGCACATCATGAGTCATAACAATATCAATTTCCTTAAACCTTTCCAAATTTAATCTATTCAGTAAGGGGTCATTACACATTAAACTTTGACTGTAATTAGTAGTTAAATCATGCTGTGAACAGACCGCCCAACAGGAGCATAAACATTAAGAATGCGTTAAGGAtacaaaaaatagttttttctcAATCCCTCAGATTCTTGGTCTCATGGTGGTACGAAAGATGTTGGACATGGTCTTCTCTCAACACGATCTGGCATGGCTGGATGATATCCTGCCTGATAAGGAAAAGAAGAAAAAGGACGATGCAAAGAATCCCAAGAAGGACAAAAAGAAAAGCAAAGGAGGGGATGACCATGAAGACGTAAGTGTTTTAGTAGCCTTAATACTCAAAGAAAGATGCAAGAGAAGTTTTATTTCACTTGACTATAGTCACAAAAATGATctattaaaatcatttttgacATCCACACTATTGAATTTGTGTTTCTCTGGTGCCACCTTCTGGTGGAAAAGAGCCTCATGCTTGTACCAACAAAGGTAAAACACATTCTACACATGCATATACTAATCTTAATTCATTTTTTGATCCACAGGACAAGTTTAACCCCTACACAAACTGCTCCCCCAGTGATTCAGAATTGGATCGCAGGTACTGTGTGCTCAAACTACACGTTCCCTACCGTGACCTCTTACAGGCGCCAGACTCCAACTCAGAGTGGGCGGCACGATGCCAACCGGGCAGTTATTACCACTgatactgactttattagtttttaaaaatgtgaGAGAATTAAATAAATACTCATCTAATAATACTTAGAGTAGAAATAGATGACATAGTTGAGAGGCAGCTCTGCATATTAAATGTATAACTGCTAAGACCCTTGCCATGCGCTTTGAAGCAATGCAGATAGAATTGTTTTCATGCAACCACCAGTATTTTACTCTGCATGCTATTATAGAAAATGTGTTCAAATGTATTGTATtatgcatatgtttttttttcttttgcttacATTTTCACACCCAAAGAAGGAGcacataaataatatttattgaaCTTCCATAATTAGATGTTGGTACAGTTTCGCTGAAATACTGGGAAAGATGCCAGTGAGAAATTTGATTTGCTTTCTGCAAGCtttctaaaatacattttttgttaatataaagTCCATAATGTAACAATGTACATTAGTTCTTTTAAGGAATTTTGGTTGTTTCTTTTCCTGTATAATTGTGGTTCCTTTAAAAGTGCTTATACAGAATAACTCTATTAGATTTTCTAGGTTTTTTCCCCAGCCTGGGTCCTCTCACACTATATCCACAACCCATACTATCCAAATGTGTGCCTCTGTATCACTCTGATGTAGAAATGATGTAAAATCTGCTGGGTTTCATGTCTGCATTGCTGTTCAGGGGGCATGGTTTGGATGAAGTGTTCACTTTAACAAAGGtttattatgtgaccctggaccacaaaaccagttataaggttcagttttttttaaattgatatttatacatcatctgaaagctgatgtatggtttgttaggataggacaatatttggccgagatacaactatttaaaaatctggaatctgagggtgcaaaaaaaaaatcaaaatactgagaaaatcacatttaaagttgtttaagtgaagttcttagcaatgcaaaaattaagttttgatatatttatggtaggaaatgtacaatatatcttaatggaacatgatcttaatatcctaatgatttttggtataaaagaaaaatctataattttgacccatacaatgtataatTGGATattgctacttcagactggttttgtgatccagggtcacatatgttaacattagttattgcATTAGGCATCATATTAGATAATATAGCATTTCTTAATTTTTACATATACTCTTGTTAATGTtcataacactttataataatacTATTGCTATATagtatattttctaaatatagaatatatatatatgggtcagtaagatttgatataaataaataaatgtatatttatgtttttttgagctacaagacattaaattgatcaaaagtaaatgctgttttttttactttctatttatAAAATTAATCTTTAGAAAAATATCACAGAACATTACACAAAACATTCAGTTGCACAACtgtttattatttaaacaaataagctaatatgatttctgaaggatcaaggcTGCTGGAAAAACCTTTTCCTCACAGgagtaaataatatttaaaatatcatttcaaatagaaagcagttattgtatcttgtaataatatttactgtattttgatcaaataaagtcaGCCGTTGATAAGCATTaaaattcttttttaaaataatactgaCCATTTTTGACAGTCCtgttaaaaaaactataaatgaCCTTACATATTCTATACTCTTTTATCaggaatattaaaaatatattaggaATGTCAgatccaaaaatgaacattaacCAAGAACCAACATTATTTCATGATtcctaatgcattaactaatgttaatgtcGAACCTTATTGTTCAGGTTGACCATAGTTGCCCTAGTATTTATCACATTTAAACACTTAGTTATCTCCttaactggtaacactttacaataaggtgtcatttgctAACAGTaatatattaactaacatgaacaaacagtgaacaatacatttatgacactatttattaatcattgttaacgttagttaataaaaacagTTGTTCATATTAGTTCAtggtgcattaactaatgttaacaaacacaatttttgattctaataatgcattagtaaatgctgaaattaacattaccTAAGACTAACACATGCTCTAGAAGTATTGTAAGTAAagcagttaactaatgttaactaatgaaccttattgtaaagtgtaaccCCCTTAACCTATGACAAACATACTGGGCCTTCTTTTTGATTCGGGTATCCTGCTCCCAAATCTTTCCCCTGGACATCTTAATACAGACCGCTCCTCAGCTGGTCCTCCTTTCTATCATAGTCCTCTCCTCCTACTTCTCCTCACTCTTGTAACTGGAAGTTGCCATTCCACAGCATCACTCTGCACCTGAAGATCTCCTGTCCATCATCACCGGCGATGCCAATGACCAGAGGGATGTCCTGCCCCGTGCCCCAGGTGAAGATTGAGATGGAGTCGGACTATGACGACACAGATATTAACCCTAGAAGCAGACACAGAGATCACAGGGACATGAGCAGCGAAACAACGCTATAATGTTGGTTCTCCAGTTGTGCAAGAAGATTCTGTGTGGCTAATACACAGGTTTATGTTCACTTATGGTACATAGCGGATCAGACAGCACTTCATGGGAAGACATAACCGTAACGTGGCATGAGAAGTCAGAGGTTGAGTTATTTTGAAGTAAGGGCAAACATTTAGTTGAAATGTATGATTTACGCAATGAATGCATTAATCATCATTTCTTATGTGAAGAGCCAAAACAGCTGAAAATGTAGTGAAGTTTATTAATAGGAAACAATGTGACACCATAGATACTGTGAAGCAGAAAGATTATTTTCTTACTacaaatgaaaatatattttagacaaaatcagttttaaattttcattttagaaaACTAGATTTACTTTATATTCAAGATTCCAGTACCTTTGATGTGTTGATTACTGGGATAAACGCTTATGATTTTCCTCTGCAACTGCTACCTCTGGGTCTAGTAGTGTTGCCTTTCTCTGAACAGCCATGCTTTTCCTTCCTTTCCCTTTCTTTTCCTGCCTGTAACACTCAAAAATCAAAGTTGGGGAAAAGAAACAACCAAAAAACTAACTTTGAAATAGCAAATGAAATTTTGACCCTTCATTTTGTTTCCTTTGAAAGTTTCAGAATGCTTGTGTGACTTCAGTGTATGTTcagggatgtttttttttttttctgtatatgaATATTGTGTTGCAAATGATGGATATTGGCCGACATGAGATTTGACCTCTGGAGGAAGAAATAATAGCTTTTTAAGATGCAATAATTCAGTTTCCTGGCAACTTGAATTTTGGTAAAGGAAAGAAAATATTTactgaaattaatgtttttgtacATACAAGCCATATACCTTAaaattctttttcttcttttgtttattttattttattgtacatcTAAAATTCCTTGTATATATTAACAGTTTATCCTCAGATAAGACATGGACTAACATCAACAgcaagttataaatcatttacaatcGTCAAAATTACACTCAAAATGACCATTTACAGTCCATAAATCAACAGTTATACCTTTAGTACTGATTTTGAAGAAGGTACCAAGATCATTTTAGTCCTAAAATCCGCACTGATCATGTTAAAGAACATGACCAATTACTACTAGTGTCATCAGGGTCCATGGTGAAGCCATCACTGATTCCGTGACTCTCCACTAGTGTGGGTCTCTTACCACACATAGGGCAGAGTTTGTTCCTCTCACGTGAAGCTCGCATCCATATGATCAGGTTCCAGCGCGTGCCTAAGGAGATGGGCAGAGCTCCGTGCATGTGCTGGCCTCTGTGCAGCAGACCTTCAGTTACATGATGCTCCACCTCCGCACACTCTGTTTCACTCAGAGGCACCTAAAACAAACGCACATGAACAGGATATTGTGAATACACCTTTAATATGAATTACTAGGCTGCATGCTTGTGCTGCCCATTGTTTCATCCACAGCTGTCAATGTCTTTGTAAAGTGAAGTGTTGTATAATCGTGAAATAAAATCTCTTCTGGAAGAAACTGTTTGTTTGTGCTTTTAGGGGAGTTGAATGGTGAATGTTATATCATTTTTTCAACTGATTGTATTCATCAAGCAGAAAATgttagggatcatacaaaatgcatgttattttttatttgccactgagctgaataagatatttcacataaaagacttttgcttatagtccacaagagaaaataatagttgaatttataaaaaattacccagttcaaaagtttacatacacttgattcttaatactgtgttgttacctgaatgacccacagcttttttgtttaatagttgttcacgagtcccttgtttgtcctgaacacttaaactgttcgctgttcttcagaaaaatcctccaggtcccactaattctttggtttttcagcatttttgtgtatttgaacactttccaacaatgactgtatgattttgagatcttttcacactggggacaactgagggactcatatgaaactattacataaggttcaaatgctcgctgatgcttcagaaggaaacacgatggaTTAAGAGATGGGGATGTCTCTTTTGAACAgaatctgtacatttttcttattttgcctaaatatagatatattttttcatttggtaCTAACCTTTAGAAGCTACTTATatttttcccagaaaacaaaagttaaacttaccctgatctttaaattaaaaaagttttcatcccccagctcttaatgcattgtgtttccttctagagcatcaatgagtgtttgaaccttctgtaatagttggataCGAGTCaatcagttgtcctcaatgtgaaaagatggatcaaaatcatacattgttgAAAAGGATTcacaatacacaaaaatgctgaaaaacaaataatttgtgggacctgaaagatttttcaggtcccacagaaggcagttgaactgttcactACCACTGAACAAAACAAACGAACAAaaatacacagctgtggatcattaggataagaacacagtattaagaatcaagtgtatgtaaacttttgaacagggtcatttttataaattgaactgttattttctcttgtagactatatgtaaacgtcttttatgtgaaatatctttctcaggtcagaataaaaaaaatcacatgcattttgcatgatccctcttattttgataaaataattaacattttgcagactctgcaagatgtatgtaaactcgacctcaactgtagatagatATAAAAAACTTGAATAATGAGATATAAATAGATATTAAAGcgttagttcaccctaaaatgaaaattgggTGTGGTGCTGTTGATGAAGGAGCCGGCGTTCTGACGCGGAACCTGGATGTGATtagtaaacatgtctgaagatttcaacagggaggatgacttgcaattttttgcccagccttacttatttgagcCAAAATATACAGAGAGAGGGACGTTCTACGTTAGTACTCTCATGAACGCGCAGCGAAGACTGACAtcactgatttcacatggactgttttaatgatgtccttactacttttctgggccttaaacatcagttgtgttgctgtctatgcagggttagaaagctcttggatttcatcaaaaatatcttcatttgtgttccaaagatgaacaaatgtcttatgagtttgtaacaacatgagggtgagcaattcatgaaagtatttaaatttttggctactatccctttaatatctcACATTTGACATGTCAAAAACTGGGAATTCTTAAAAGTTGTCTTGACAATCATAACATAATTTCCAAGCTCTATTGGAAACTATAACTCACAATACCTGTCTCATGTCTCCAAAGAAAAGGTTCCCTTCTGTAAAGTCTTTCCCCAATGATACATTGAGAGTGACTTCAGCGTTGTCGTAATGATAGCTCAGGTCCAAGTCTTCACGCATAGCATACTTGACTACGAAAGCCTTGTGACTGTCCAGACAGCTTCCTCCACAGTCGCTGTAAAGCAGAGCCGTGAGCGGACGCAGATAGACCTCTCTCAGCGGGGTGATGAAACTCTCATCAAACCCCAGTTCATCAAGGAGAATCTGTATTCATTGAGAGaggtgtcaaattattattattatacaaaaaaacAAGAGGAACAATATTAGTCTGCCTTTTGATGGCAATATCAAAATTGTGCCTTTTggggtacaacagcttgtcatTAGAGCAGTAGCCCTGAAAGGACATCTCTGTACCTTTTCTACACCTgataggtacatattagtactttAGAGTAGTAATTTGTATGTACCTATTAGAGTAAAAAAGGCATGCAGATGTCCTTTTAAGGCTACTGCTGCAGTGTCAAGCTGTTGTACCCTAAAAGGTACAATTCTGGCTCCTTTTTTTCTGTGTGAAGTGTGTATGATAAAAATGCGTACTCCATAATTGTTCATGGTGTTCGGCCGGCCCTTCGGTGCATCAGACTGTTCAAAATGCTCCAGCTCCTCTATAAAGTCCTTGCAGAATTCCTTTTGGAACATTGGGAATCGGAAAACCCTTGGTGCTGCAAAGtataaaataaacagaatttgTTGGCTTGATTTTTCTTCCATAATATGACAGTCAATGCATTTCAACCTAAAAAAATGTGTAAAGAAGCAGCCCACCTGCTTCTGTCTGGATGAGTTTCATTAGTCCTTCCACAGTTGCATTACTTGAAGTGCAGTATTTTACCAACTGTAAGAACTCTGGGGCCAGGAATGATTCCTTGCATGTAACATATGATATTATAGTATATGAGTTTGAATCATAGACTACCTGACACTGGCACTGCTGAATATAAGTACCTGCAAATGATAAACATGCTGATGTAGAGGCGTATAAATCTCCTTGATGGTAGCTGCTCTCTCTGCCGATTTCAATTTATGGTTCTGGCGTCTTTCGATTTCTGCATGAATCTATAAATACACGGCTGAGTAAATAACCACCCTCTTACAGGCCTGATGTCCATCGTTATCACAAGAGTGATTTCCGCTCCCCAGAGCCCACTCACCTTTCCAAGCACGTCTCTGAACTGAGATTCAGACACACAACCCAGGGATCTGAGAATCTTAAGCAAATGTCAGTGGTGTTTACACAGAAATTGAAAAGTGTTTAACCTTAAAACATTAGCTGGTGATGCTATAGCTCACTTACATTTTCATAGTCCGTCCTGAACTGTCTCTCTGAGACGAAACGAACGTGAAGTTTGTATTCTTTAAGAAAGATATTATCTCTGAAATAACAGTTGCATGTGTAAAATTTCTTCATGGTGTGGCTAATACAGGTTTCTACATattagtatatatttaaatatgcgtaacagcttttataacattataagcGAACAAGGGTTAGACTAGTTTGAACTGTCAATTTCTTCAGAGCTCCGCCCACTCACTGAATGTTTTGGAACAACCAATAAAATGTCCGTAAAGAAACAAACGGCTTCGATGAAATGAATACTTAAGTAAAACAATCATATTTAACAATGCTAGATATTTATATGCATATAAGTATAAAAAGTCTAGACACCCTGCATGAGTTCCTATCTAAAAAGAACGATATATATAGAGAGTGATAAAAGTAGTGTTTACATCCTGGTACATCACTTAATTCCTTCCGTCCGACTGTTATTGTGTGTGAGTGTGCAAGTTCAAGGCAAAACTCGAGTTGTTCAGAAACACGTTTTATTTGTCCCATATATCGATGCGCCtgtaattttgaatttaaaattgGATGATTATTTAGCTGTGCCCACTGTTATGTATTTAAAGCCTGGGACCGTATATTCGCGGCAGAATGTTGAGTGTGGACTCGTTGCCAGTTGCCGAAGAGGAGGTGGTGGAGTCCAGCTCAAACAGACTGGGGGACATTTACACGTTTGTTGCCGAGGGCTGTTATCCTCAAACCATGAATCCTATTCGCAAGAAAAATCTCAAAAGATATGCTCAGAAATTTATGATTGACGGTGAGAGCAAATCTTGCATATGTATCAGAATCATCATAATGTCAGTGTTTTGCAGTATTTCCTGGAAACTGTTTTAATTTCTCATGTTGCCATGATAATTTTGACAGGCCAAATTATAAACTGTGCTAGtgtatatagatatatatgtgaccctggaccataaaaccagtcacaagggtcatttTCTTGAAAATGATTTATAATTTATCATCTAAAAGGTGAGtgaataagttttccattgatgtatggtctgttaggataggacaatattttgaaaAGATTCAACTAtgtaaaaatctggaatctgagggtgcaaaaaatctaaatattgagaaaatcccttttaaagttgtccaaatgaaattcttagcaatgcatattactaatcagaaattacgttttgatatttttgcagtaggaaacttacaaaatgtcttcatggaacatgatctttacttaaagaagtagttctcattcatcatccaagatgttcatgtctttctttcttcagttgtaaagaaattatgtttcttaaagaaaacattgcaggatttctctccatataatggacttctatggtgcccccgagtttgaacttgcaaaatgcagtttaaatgcagcttcaaagggctctaaatgatcccggccgaggaagaagggtcttatctagggaaacaATCGTTATtgtctaaaaatatttacaatttatatactttttaatctctacacagagtacacacagagctagataagatgagcatttgaggttaaaaagtatataaattgtatatttaaaaaataaaataaaaaacaaatcgttttgctagataagacccttctttcctcggctgtgatcatttagagccttttgaagctgcatttcaaaagttcaaactcaggggccccatagaagtccattatatggagagaaatcctgaaatgttttcctcaaaaaacataatttcctaacgactgaagaaaaaaaagacatgaacatcttggctgacaagggggtgagtacattatctgtaaaaaaaatttttgaaagtgagctactcttaacatccttttttttttttcatacaatgtattttttggctatagctacaaatatatacctgtgctacttaagactggttttgtagtccagggtcacaaatgtattaATTACAATGTTTtgaacatttcaaataaatggtaACTagtatgtatttgttttatttgtgcttTGTTTTATTATCTCTAACCTTTATGATAAATTCTATAGATGGCCGGTTGTATTATGTGGGTCCGAAGAAAGAAGAAAAGCGAGAAGTAGTCATTGAGGCAGAGCGAAAGAGACAGATATTCCTGGAGTGTCACTTCAATGACATCGGGCATCACTTGGGACAGAAGAAGACTGTTCACAGGATTCAGAGTAAATACTACTGGCTTGGCATTGTCAAGGATGTTGTGGATTGGGTATGCAGTGGATGTCATTAATCTGACCCTTTCAGGAATGGAGCTGTTTCGTACTGCTGtgtttttattcataatttaGTCTACAAATCACTGTGTCATCTTTTTCAGATTAAAGTATGCGAAACGTGCCAACATGCAGAGCGGAATAAAAACCTGGCTAGAACGGTTCGACCCATTAAGGTGGATGGTCCATGGGACATTTTGGCCGTTGAAATAATAGGTAAAATTTGTAACAAGTTTGATTTGAAAGAAGTTGATTCTGTTGGCGAGTTACATTTCTAAGGAAACAAATGTCTTAACTTGTGTTATTTGATAACAGGTCCATTCCCAGGCACTGCACATGGAGGGAATACACACGTTGTTATAATTACAGATTATTACAGTAAATGGGTAGAGGCCTTTCCTGTACAAAAGAAAGATGGTCTCTGTGTCGCACGATGCATTTCATCATCCACTTGCAGGTGAGATAACACTGCACCGTTGATAAAGaataaatatgctgatttgttaaaaatgtgatttttattattattattttttttttaaatccccctCTAGATTTGGTCCTGCAAAGACAATATTTTGCTCTCAAAGTGCTGACTTCTGTGAGGAGGTACCAGgttttgtcaaaatattgacCTTTTATGCAAAACTggtgtttacatttattttaacagtgtTATTATTGATTATTGTAGGTTACGAAGCACCTGTGTGACCGGTGGAACATATCACAAAGAGTGTTGTCGGTAGACCAGCCGCAGCGGAATGCACTGTATGATCATAGCAGTAATCTGCTGAGAGATGCCATAAAACAGATGGTAGTGGAAAAGCAGGTGGAATGGGATGATTTTCTCGATCAAATTTTGGCCACCTTCAGGACATCGGTCAACCCTACGACAAAATTTACACCACACTTTTTGATGTTTAACAGAAAAGCCAGCATATCTACTGAGGTAAGAAAATTAACTTGTAAGATATGATCATTTTGTGATATGAATGAATGATTTCATGTAATAAGTGGAAAGATTTAGTGTAAAATTACAGTGTATTTAGTGTAAAAAGTAGTCTATAAAAAAGTagtgaaaaacacattttattttaattaaataaatcgttcaccccaaaattaaaattctgtcattaattactcatcctcatatcgttccaaacctgtaagatctttggatcacaaattaagatatttttgatgaaatcctagagctttctgtccctgaatagacagcaacgcaacaaccgcattcaaggctcagaaaggtagtaaggacattgttaaaatggtcagtggtgcacaaagaaaacaaaaaaaaacaactttattcaaatttctttttgttttcaaccctataatcatgattaatcagaCATCATTTTAGAACTTgtaatcatatatatattttcacaCTGAATCTCCAAAGGATTgtacagaatctgctaaatgtatgttactttttatttggtactgacaaATAAGATCACAtaaatgtttacatgtagtccacaagtaaaaataatagttaaatttatgaaaatgaccctgttcaaaagtttacatacacttaattcctaaaactgtgttgttacatgaatgatgctcgctgtgtttttttgtttagtgatagttggtcatgagtcccttgtttgtcctgaacagttaaagatccttcaggtcccacaaactctttggtttttcagcatttttgtgtatttgaaccctttccaacaaaatCTGCAT
Protein-coding regions in this window:
- the ogfod2 gene encoding 2-oxoglutarate and iron-dependent oxygenase domain-containing protein 2, with translation MKKFYTCNCYFRDNIFLKEYKLHVRFVSERQFRTDYENILRSLGCVSESQFRDVLGKIHAEIERRQNHKLKSAERAATIKEIYTPLHQHVYHLQESFLAPEFLQLVKYCTSSNATVEGLMKLIQTEAAPRVFRFPMFQKEFCKDFIEELEHFEQSDAPKGRPNTMNNYGILLDELGFDESFITPLREVYLRPLTALLYSDCGGSCLDSHKAFVVKYAMREDLDLSYHYDNAEVTLNVSLGKDFTEGNLFFGDMRQVPLSETECAEVEHHVTEGLLHRGQHMHGALPISLGTRWNLIIWMRASRERNKLCPMCGKRPTLVESHGISDGFTMDPDDTSSNWSCSLT
- the LOC141334729 gene encoding gypsy retrotransposon integrase-like protein 1 isoform X1; amino-acid sequence: MLSVDSLPVAEEEVVESSSNRLGDIYTFVAEGCYPQTMNPIRKKNLKRYAQKFMIDDGRLYYVGPKKEEKREVVIEAERKRQIFLECHFNDIGHHLGQKKTVHRIQSKYYWLGIVKDVVDWIKVCETCQHAERNKNLARTVRPIKVDGPWDILAVEIIGPFPGTAHGGNTHVVIITDYYSKWVEAFPVQKKDGLCVARCISSSTCRFGPAKTIFCSQSADFCEEVTKHLCDRWNISQRVLSVDQPQRNALYDHSSNLLRDAIKQMVVEKQVEWDDFLDQILATFRTSVNPTTKFTPHFLMFNRKASISTEFDPLYYQDQEDETLNEEDTNAFLTSMQEQQNNVKQMVVTNMNVAYRQEKKNAKRKARNMTSITLTVTDPLFSKEETPSAKKLKESLYLSFPVETVLTTVQNVPEAKKNGLEYPLTDSDVH
- the LOC141334729 gene encoding gypsy retrotransposon integrase-like protein 1 isoform X2, with the translated sequence MLSVDSLPVAEEEVVESSSNRLGDIYTFVAEGCYPQTMNPIRKKNLKRYAQKFMIDDGRLYYVGPKKEEKREVVIEAERKRQIFLECHFNDIGHHLGQKKTVHRIQSKYYWLGIVKDVVDWIKVCETCQHAERNKNLARTVRPIKVDGPWDILAVEIIGPFPGTAHGGNTHVVIITDYYSKWVEAFPVQKKDGLCVARCISSSTCRFGPAKTIFCSQSADFCEEVTKHLCDRWNISQRVLSVDQPQRNALYDHSSNLLRDAIKQMVVEKQVEWDDFLDQILATFRTSVNPTTKFTPHFLMFNRKASISTEDQEDETLNEEDTNAFLTSMQEQQNNVKQMVVTNMNVAYRQEKKNAKRKARNMTSITLTVTDPLFSKEETPSAKKLKESLYLSFPVETVLTTVQNVPEAKKNGLEYPLTDSDVH